In Arthrobacter sp. B3I9, the following are encoded in one genomic region:
- a CDS encoding FAD-dependent monooxygenase — protein sequence MKAEEIKNLKIAIVGAGYGGAAAAKALSLLGADVTVYEQAPQMGEVGAGIGLRPATMARFRQWGIFDAVAKVSSASDFFEILTATGDPIMKDSWPEFGEEKHTYLIHRRDFIEALLSVLPEGMVQLGHRLETIVDKGARSVLTFANGERAEADLVVGADGIKSTVREQLFSDKGPVFSGEHAYRVVISADDAHGMVVDDNLRMYIGKGTKVYLLPLRHRNQMSFDITALNPDGTWAPAITKEELLKTVEGFDERIVAIARGLDMSTVNIRAVYDIDPVDTWHTDSVVLMGDAAHSMLHHQGQARELRHRGRRSTGRRTRPGRFGPKGPGAVPGNPQAGDGRTAADLTTGVERGRGQRRLPGSEAQVPAARPGGGLTP from the coding sequence ATGAAGGCAGAAGAGATCAAGAACCTCAAGATCGCCATCGTCGGCGCAGGCTACGGCGGCGCTGCGGCGGCCAAGGCCCTGAGCCTGCTCGGTGCGGACGTCACGGTCTACGAGCAGGCTCCCCAGATGGGCGAAGTGGGCGCCGGCATCGGCCTGCGCCCCGCCACGATGGCCCGGTTTCGCCAGTGGGGAATCTTCGACGCGGTCGCCAAGGTGAGCTCGGCGAGCGACTTCTTCGAAATCCTCACGGCCACAGGCGACCCGATCATGAAGGACAGCTGGCCGGAGTTCGGCGAAGAGAAGCACACGTACCTCATCCACCGCCGCGACTTCATCGAGGCCCTGCTCAGCGTGCTTCCAGAGGGCATGGTGCAGCTCGGCCACAGGTTGGAGACCATCGTGGACAAGGGCGCCCGCTCCGTCCTGACCTTTGCCAACGGCGAGAGAGCAGAGGCCGATCTGGTGGTCGGTGCCGACGGCATCAAATCCACAGTGCGCGAGCAGCTCTTCAGCGACAAGGGCCCGGTGTTCTCCGGCGAGCACGCCTACCGGGTGGTGATCTCCGCCGACGACGCCCACGGGATGGTCGTCGACGACAACCTGCGGATGTACATCGGCAAGGGCACCAAGGTTTACCTGCTGCCGCTGCGGCACCGCAACCAGATGTCCTTCGACATCACCGCCCTGAACCCGGACGGGACCTGGGCACCGGCGATCACGAAGGAAGAACTCCTGAAGACCGTGGAAGGGTTCGATGAGCGGATCGTAGCCATTGCCCGCGGCCTGGACATGAGCACCGTCAACATCCGCGCCGTCTATGACATTGACCCAGTGGACACCTGGCACACCGACTCCGTGGTTCTGATGGGCGATGCGGCGCACTCAATGCTGCACCACCAGGGCCAGGCGCGCGAACTCCGCCATCGAGGACGCCGGAGCACTGGCCGACGCACTCGCCCAGGCCGGTTCGGTCCAAAAGGCCCTGGCGCTGTTCCAGGCAACCCGCAAGCCGGTGACGGACGAACTGCAGCGGATCTCACGACAGGGGTGGAGCGAGGAAGAGGTCAACGACGTCTTCCCGGGTCAGAAGCCCAAGTCCCAGCAGCCCGTCCAGGTGGAGGCCTAACCCCATGA
- a CDS encoding phosphotriesterase, whose product MTKVNTVLGTIPAEELEIVAVHEHIGYGMPGSELDTKWWKSPEQAYEETVPKLRKFREYGGGTFVDATGICNGRDVDYYKSLSQKTGVHIVACTGFVGGDTALPHFSRASVDYLAKVFIHEITVGIGNTGAKAGVIKVGVSRGRRMTDLDKRIYRAAARAAVVTGAPILTHLAIDPEPAVTIFNEEGLPLDRVLFGHADDGLNAPITPHDWIYEQGGRIGFDTFGYDLELPDPPFWGRKRAERMQHFVNLVEKGYADKLLVSADANCSPLGWPGVRGHTINYIFEDMIPDMRAAGIDDATLKLLLQDNPADFLSLHA is encoded by the coding sequence ATGACCAAGGTCAATACAGTGCTGGGAACCATCCCGGCCGAAGAACTGGAAATCGTGGCGGTCCACGAACACATCGGCTACGGCATGCCCGGGTCCGAATTGGACACCAAGTGGTGGAAGTCCCCGGAGCAGGCCTACGAGGAGACCGTGCCGAAGCTGCGGAAGTTCCGTGAATACGGCGGCGGCACCTTCGTGGACGCCACGGGCATCTGCAACGGCCGTGACGTCGACTACTACAAGTCCCTGTCGCAGAAAACGGGTGTGCACATCGTGGCGTGCACCGGCTTCGTCGGCGGCGACACCGCACTGCCGCACTTCTCCCGCGCCAGCGTGGACTACCTCGCGAAGGTATTCATCCACGAGATCACCGTCGGCATCGGCAATACCGGTGCCAAGGCCGGCGTCATCAAGGTCGGCGTGAGCCGCGGCCGCCGGATGACCGACCTGGATAAGCGCATATACCGGGCCGCGGCGCGCGCCGCCGTCGTCACCGGTGCACCGATCCTGACCCACCTGGCCATTGACCCCGAACCGGCCGTGACAATCTTCAACGAAGAGGGCCTGCCGCTGGACCGGGTGCTGTTCGGCCACGCCGACGACGGCCTGAACGCACCGATCACTCCGCACGACTGGATCTACGAGCAGGGCGGCCGGATCGGCTTCGACACCTTCGGGTACGACCTGGAACTGCCGGATCCGCCGTTCTGGGGCCGCAAGCGCGCAGAACGCATGCAGCACTTCGTCAACCTCGTGGAGAAAGGCTACGCAGACAAGCTCCTCGTCTCGGCAGACGCAAACTGTAGCCCGCTGGGCTGGCCCGGCGTGAGGGGGCACACCATCAACTACATCTTCGAGGACATGATCCCCGACATGCGGGCGGCGGGCATCGACGACGCCACCCTCAAACTGCTGCTCCAGGACAACCCGGCCGACTTCCTGTCACTGCACGCCTGA
- a CDS encoding phosphotriesterase codes for MSHPTPPGYGEAIDANAGQTVNTVLGPVPASELGVVAVHEALLSVLPGAQYAPDISMDRAEIFETLATKLSDFRNHGGGTVVDSTGMFHGRDLKLYEALSRSTGVHIIASTGMGPEEELGGYFLTPQANPPTPWPAEKFSELFGKEVSEGMVVPRVERRAAAGIVTTIADRAGMTPTEESLFRGSARAAKNTGIAVSIRFGADALHDLDIVLDEQIGADRVLVGDLDRSDAKGAALEVAARGAFVGIDHVGLNENADYLTDHERADLVLDLVKAGHADKIILSGNSIGVAKGLPEYNLPYSHVLATFVPLLKTQGLSEDDARRILVDNPRKLLTVRSARRGHQTPTFQTSEVNA; via the coding sequence ATGAGTCACCCCACACCCCCCGGCTACGGCGAGGCGATTGACGCCAACGCCGGGCAAACCGTCAACACGGTCCTGGGTCCAGTCCCGGCTTCCGAACTGGGAGTTGTCGCGGTCCATGAGGCCCTGCTGTCCGTACTCCCCGGCGCCCAGTACGCCCCGGACATCTCCATGGACCGGGCCGAGATCTTCGAGACCTTGGCCACCAAGCTCTCCGACTTCCGCAACCACGGCGGCGGCACCGTCGTCGACAGCACCGGCATGTTCCACGGCCGCGACCTCAAGCTCTACGAGGCACTGTCCCGCTCCACCGGCGTCCACATCATCGCCTCCACCGGCATGGGCCCCGAGGAAGAACTCGGCGGATATTTCCTGACCCCGCAGGCCAACCCGCCCACCCCGTGGCCGGCCGAAAAGTTCAGCGAACTCTTCGGCAAAGAGGTCAGCGAGGGGATGGTGGTCCCCCGCGTGGAGCGCCGCGCCGCCGCCGGCATCGTCACCACCATCGCAGACCGTGCCGGTATGACCCCAACCGAGGAAAGCCTCTTCCGCGGCTCCGCCCGCGCCGCGAAGAACACCGGCATCGCGGTCTCCATCCGCTTCGGAGCCGATGCCCTGCACGACCTGGACATCGTCCTGGACGAGCAGATCGGGGCCGACCGGGTCCTCGTCGGCGACCTGGACCGCAGTGACGCCAAAGGTGCCGCGCTCGAGGTGGCGGCCCGGGGAGCCTTCGTCGGCATCGACCATGTCGGCCTGAACGAGAACGCGGACTACCTCACCGACCACGAGCGCGCCGACCTGGTGCTTGATCTCGTCAAGGCCGGCCATGCCGACAAGATCATCCTTTCGGGCAACTCGATCGGCGTGGCCAAGGGCCTGCCGGAGTACAACCTGCCCTACAGCCACGTCCTGGCCACGTTCGTGCCGCTCCTCAAGACCCAGGGCCTAAGCGAAGACGACGCCCGGCGGATCCTTGTGGACAACCCGCGCAAGCTGCTGACCGTGCGCTCAGCGCGCCGCGGCCACCAGACACCAACCTTTCAAACCTCCGAGGTGAACGCATGA